In Elaeis guineensis isolate ETL-2024a chromosome 1, EG11, whole genome shotgun sequence, a genomic segment contains:
- the LOC140856560 gene encoding uncharacterized protein, with the protein MSSMEIPEWVRNLVCKHEGSHLRFIMTKSLTISDLDLQDQKRLLIPSPYVEDYLIPMLSDPEKAAANLLHPTASRNMPGTSRVRGRKHGGLDVDVHARNGFRCYLKLTRWDSTGSTVINGTDYNLLLCQSSLQKNDEVELWGFRKGREGKLCFVLGKKTQ; encoded by the coding sequence ATGAGTTCAATGGAAATCCCTGAGTGGGTGAGAAATTTGGTGTGCAAGCATGAAGGCAGTCACCTCCGGTTCATAATGACCAAATCCCTCACGATTTCTGATCTCGATCTTCAGGACCAGAAGCGACTCCTCATACCCTCTCCATATGTGGAGGACTACCTCATCCCTATGCTCTCTGATCCTGAGAAGGCTGCCGCCAATCTTCTTCACCCCACAGCAAGTAGGAATATGCCTGGTACAAGTCGTGTTCGAGGAAGGAAGCATGGGGGACTGGATGTAGACGTGCACGCTCGAAACGGGTTTCGCTGCTACTTGAAGCTCACTCGCTGGGACTCCACTGGATCCACTGTGATCAATGGTACGGACTACAATTTGTTATTGTGCCAGAGttcccttcaaaagaatgatgaagTGGAGTTGTGGGGCTTCCGAAAAGGCAGGGAGGGGAAGCTATGCTTTGTGCTTGGCAAGAAGACACAATAA